The window GCGACCGAAGCCGTGACGCTCTCACTGCTCGCCCCCAGCCTCGGCCACCTCTTGCGCGCGCGGGCGTTGAGCGACGGTGCGCGGGTGTTTCTCCGTTTTGGGGAGCAGGCAATCTCGTTTGCGGACGCCGACCGTCGTACGGACCAGGTCGCCGTGTGGCTGCGGACGCAGGGGATCCAGCGAGGGGACCGCGTGGGGGTAATGCTGCCGAATGGGCTGGACTTTCCGCTGGCGTGGCTTGGGATCGCCAAGGCCGGGGCGGTGCTGGTGCCGCTGAACACGCAATACCGAGCGCACGACCTGGCCTACACGTTAGGCGATGCCGGCGTTCGTCTGGTGCTCGCGGATCCCACCTTCGTCCCAGTGCTGGCGGCCTGCGGGGCCACGGCGTATGAGGTGGCAGCGGGCCAGCTCGCCGTGCCGGGGCAGGGCGGGATCGGGGTGGCCCTCAATGCCGCGCCGACCGGCGGTGACATCGCGGTCGGCCCGGACGACCTGCTGAACATTCAGTACACCTCGGGCACCACGGGCGACCCGAAGGGGTGCATGCTGACGCATGAGTACTGGCTCCTGCTCTCGGCGCGCGCCGCGCGATTCGCGAGCATGACTCGTGATGATGTCGCGCTCACCGCGCAGCCGTTCTACTACATGGACCCGCAATGGAACGTGGGGATGTGCCTTGCGGCCGGCTGTTCCCTGGTGATCCTGCCGCGCTTCTCGGCCAGCACCTTCTGGCGCTCGGTCAAGGCGACGGGCACCACGTTCTTCTACGTGCTCGGGACGATGCCGGTCTTCCTGCTGAAGCAGCCGCCTGATCCGGCGGTGGAGCGGGGGCACCGGGTGCGGTTTGTGTCGTGCTCCGGGATTGTGCCACAGTTGCACGCGGCGTTCGAGGAGCGCTGGGGGGTCCCGTGGCGGGAGGCCTTCGGGATGACCGAGACGGGGGTGGACCTCGTCGTTCCCGTCGACGATGT is drawn from Gemmatimonadota bacterium and contains these coding sequences:
- a CDS encoding AMP-binding protein, with the protein product MLAPSLGHLLRARALSDGARVFLRFGEQAISFADADRRTDQVAVWLRTQGIQRGDRVGVMLPNGLDFPLAWLGIAKAGAVLVPLNTQYRAHDLAYTLGDAGVRLVLADPTFVPVLAACGATAYEVAAGQLAVPGQGGIGVALNAAPTGGDIAVGPDDLLNIQYTSGTTGDPKGCMLTHEYWLLLSARAARFASMTRDDVALTAQPFYYMDPQWNVGMCLAAGCSLVILPRFSASTFWRSVKATGTTFFYVLGTMPVFLLKQPPDPAVERGHRVRFVSCSGIVPQLHAAFEERWGVPWREAFGMTETGVDLVVPVDDVASVGSGAVGRPVEGKDARVVDAEGHPLGDDEVGELCVRGRGMMRGYWNKPEATAERIRDTWLHTGDLAWRDARGYYHLVGRLKDMIRRGGENISAAEVEGVLAEHPAVRAAAVMSVPDELRGEEVKAFVQRQEGAAVDPADLVAFVRDRLAAFKVPRFIEFVDDFPRTPSERVAKHQLVRDEPRRGAWDATLNAWVS